In the Ferrimicrobium sp. genome, AATCCAGGATCGATGACCGCTACCTTGGCCGAAGCTACCTTGGCCGAAGCTGGCTTGGCCGGTGCCGACTCGAGGGCGATAGCAGGGCTGATCGCTGCAGAGTTGATTACCGCCATTTGGCACAGTGTTGGGTGGCTACGCATAGCTCCACCCATCTCAGCAATGGGAATTGTCGACCCCACAATCCACTCCGGGCACGATCGGTCGCTCACAACCAACCACCTCACCCCGGCAATCCTGCCACCTCGCGCATAAGTTTGGTCAACTCATCACCTCCCATGAGCTGATCGGCCAACACCAGGACGGTATCATCGCCAGCAACCGTACCGAGCACTCCGTCGGGGCGAGTGCGATCCAACGCCGAGGCTACGACATGGGCACAGCCCGGAGGGGTCTTGAGCAGGACCAGATCACCGGAGTTGACGACCTCGACCACCCACTCCCCGAGTACGCGCTTGAGATACCCCTCGGTGCTGATCTGATCCCTCGGCAGATCGGGAATGGCATAGATGCTCGCTCCCCCTGGACCCTTGACCTTGATCGCACCGAGTTCATCGAGGTCTCTTGAGACCGTCGCCTGCGTAGCCGTAATCCCTTCCTTGGCGAGCATATCCACGATCTGCTGTTGCGCCGAGATCGGCGTTTGGCTGATCAACTTCGCGATCCGATATTGACGTTGGTTCTTCGCCATCAGTCCTCCTCTCCTATGAGTCGAAACAGTCGCTCCATGGCGACCAACCGGTTACGCGCTTGGGCCCATACGACCGATCGTGCCGAGTCGATCACCGACCCTTCGATCTCCATCCCACGATGGGCAGGGAGACAGTGCATGACAAAGGCATCGTCGGGGGCGATCGAGAGCAACGCCTCATCGATGGCAAAACCGCGAAACTTATCCATGACCTGAGCAGCCGATTCTTTGGCACCCATCGAGACCCACACGTCGGTGTAAAGAACGTTTGCCTCGCGAACCGCGGCGCTCGGGTCATCCGTTAGCTCAAGGCGTGCGTCCGATCCACACAAAGAGCGATAGTTGGCAAAACTCGCGACGTCGTCGACTCCAAACTGATGTCCCTCAGGTGCTGCGATGGTAATGTCCCATCCAAGTGCCAGTGCAGCCTTGGTGAGTGAACGAGTCACGTTGTTTGCCTCGCCAAGATAGGCAATGCGCACATGTGGGAGCGATGCGCCGGGACCCACACCGAGCTGGTCAACGATGGTGATCAGATCAGCGATCGCCTGTGTAGGGTGTGCCCAATCGGTCAAGAGGTTGACCATCGGGCACCCGTACTCGGTTGCCACCTGTGCCATCCTTGTAAACGTCGAATGACGTTTGAGACGCGCTCCGATGAGCCGATGGTGCTCGGCCAGCAGATGGGCAACATCTTCAGCACTCTCGCGCTGATCGATTCCGACCTCGTCGCCGACGAAGAAGACCGGTAACGCACCTACGCGATTGGCCGCTCCTGCGAACGCCGATCGCGTCCGAAGCGATGGATGTTCAAAGATACCCGCCATCGTCTGACCATCAAAACGTGGTACCGCAGTGCGCGCCTCCACCGGAGGTGTGAACAGCGATGGCGATGTCGCCTGCACTGGATTTTGGCCAGTGGACGTCGCGGGTCCTCCATCAACGTCTGGGGACGACACGACGTCATGATCGCCCATCTGTGAGCGCCGAGGGGATCCATAGGCGGTTGTCGAGCTTCGGATTGAGCGTCGGGTCCGTACCCCATCGCCTGTGGTGGCCTCACCTTCGGCATCCGGCCGTGGCGAAAGCAACCACAGCAGTTGATCGATCGAGAGTGCATCAATATCGTCAATGATCACTGAACTCCCCCTTTAAGTACCTTGGCCAAGATCTCAATCCCGTGTGTGAGTTCGGGCTCGGTGATGATGAGCGGCGGCAGCAGTCGAATGCGATTCGGGGCTGGCGCATTCA is a window encoding:
- the argR gene encoding arginine repressor, with product MAKNQRQYRIAKLISQTPISAQQQIVDMLAKEGITATQATVSRDLDELGAIKVKGPGGASIYAIPDLPRDQISTEGYLKRVLGEWVVEVVNSGDLVLLKTPPGCAHVVASALDRTRPDGVLGTVAGDDTVLVLADQLMGGDELTKLMREVAGLPG